The window TCATCGCGTTCTTCATCGAAACACCCCTGTCTTTCCCGTCGTTTCCGTTACTTGCCCATGGCCCACTGGAGGCGGGCGCGGGCCACGCGCTCGTCGTGGACGGCCTGGGCCCTCTGGAGAGCCGAGGCCGTGAGGGCCGTGTCCGCGTCCAGCAGGTCCGTGATGGATGCCATGCCCTCCTTGTAGCGCAGCTCCACGATGCGGAGGTTTTCTCGGGCCTGGGCCTCCGACTCGGAGGAGACGGACACCCGCTCGGAGGCCGCCTCCAGACGGAGCCAGGCCTCCCTGACCTCCACACGGACCTTTCTCTGCAGGTCCAGGAGGGCCTGCCTGGCCTGAAACTCCCTGGAGCGGGCCGTGAGCAGGCGCCCGGACCGGGCTCCCCCGTCAAAGAGCGGCAGGCGCAATTGGATCCCCACCATCCAGTTGTCCCCGTGGCCGGACCAGCTCTCCGTGTCCTGCTCGTAGGCCGCCACGGCCCCCACCTGCGGAAGGTAGTCGGCCCGGGCCATCTTCACGCCCTCGGAGGCCTGCCGGGATTGAAGCTCGGCGGCGCGAAGGTCCTCCCGGCCGGACAGGGCCGCCTCGAGGGCCTCCTGCAGAGAGGGGGGAGCCTCTCCCTCCCCCGACAGCTCTCCGACGGGCTCGACCTCCCCGTCGTGCCCCATGGCGTACGCGAGGTACGCCCTCGCCACCTTGGCATCCGCCTCCCGGGCCGCTCTCTGCTGGCGCATGTCCGAGACGAACACCCGCATCCGAAGCAGGTCCGAATCCAGGATCAACCCCTGGCCGTGCATGGCCTCCACCTGGCGGAGGTGCGCCTCCGCCGTCCCGACGGTTTCGGCCATCACCTCCGCCGCCCGCCCCGCCAGCAGGCTCCCGAGGAAGGCCTCGGTGACCGCCTTCGTCAGGCTGGACTCGGCGAAAACGCTCTGGCTGGAGGCGGCCTCCACTCCCAGACGCGAGGCCCGGTAGGCCGCCTTGATCTTGCCTCCCGCGAAGAGCGGAGCGGTGAGTTCGGCGCGGCTCTGGTAGTTGTTCAGGGGGGCCGGACGGTTCAGGTTCGGGAGGGCGAAGTCCATCATCCCGAACCGTTCCTGGTTGAGTTTTCCCATGAAGACGTACACCGGGTTCGTCGTCCGGCTGTAGGTCTCGGTAAAGGTCAGGTCCGGCCAGAACAGGGAGGCCGCTTCCCGGTGCTGTCCGCGCCGCGCCTCCACTTCCTGCCTCGCGGCAAGGACCATGGGGTTGTGCCC is drawn from Acidobacteriota bacterium and contains these coding sequences:
- a CDS encoding TolC family protein, whose protein sequence is MSRRNRLNFRAAWALSGVLLCLIAPVPARTQQEAPSDALRLTLEEAVAYARGHNPMVLAARQEVEARRGQHREAASLFWPDLTFTETYSRTTNPVYVFMGKLNQERFGMMDFALPNLNRPAPLNNYQSRAELTAPLFAGGKIKAAYRASRLGVEAASSQSVFAESSLTKAVTEAFLGSLLAGRAAEVMAETVGTAEAHLRQVEAMHGQGLILDSDLLRMRVFVSDMRQQRAAREADAKVARAYLAYAMGHDGEVEPVGELSGEGEAPPSLQEALEAALSGREDLRAAELQSRQASEGVKMARADYLPQVGAVAAYEQDTESWSGHGDNWMVGIQLRLPLFDGGARSGRLLTARSREFQARQALLDLQRKVRVEVREAWLRLEAASERVSVSSESEAQARENLRIVELRYKEGMASITDLLDADTALTASALQRAQAVHDERVARARLQWAMGK